A window from Chloroflexota bacterium encodes these proteins:
- a CDS encoding leucyl aminopeptidase translates to MMSLGGNTFSDLCAKELELCALKEGEVVAVLTQGDERLDYADAFLGAAESMGATAFHVRLPRQSSSLSGDSGAWTVGTTPLGDNRPAIEALKAADLVVDTMFLLFSKEQLEIQDAGARVLLCIEPIEHLVQLFPTRDQRERVEYGGELLGKASQLRFTNRFGTDVTYRIGVYPVITEYGYTDEPGRWDHWPSGFLFTGGADDGVNGTVVIAPGDIIFPFKTYAQTPIHLRIESGRIVDIHGELDADLLRDYMASFDDEKAYGIAHIGWGLNEKARWSYLATDRRGLGMHGRSFYGNVLFSTGPNQEFGGGNDTQCHVDVPMRGCSLFLDDEPIVVDGDVVVEEMKAPGLVATT, encoded by the coding sequence ATGATGAGCCTCGGTGGAAACACCTTCAGCGACCTTTGCGCCAAGGAGCTCGAGCTTTGTGCCCTGAAAGAGGGCGAAGTTGTGGCCGTCCTCACTCAGGGCGATGAGCGGCTGGACTATGCCGACGCATTCTTGGGGGCCGCCGAGAGCATGGGAGCGACGGCCTTCCATGTGCGCTTGCCGCGCCAGTCGAGCTCGCTCAGCGGCGATAGCGGCGCGTGGACGGTCGGGACCACCCCGTTGGGGGACAACCGCCCCGCGATCGAGGCGCTCAAGGCCGCCGATCTAGTGGTCGACACCATGTTCCTGCTGTTCTCAAAAGAGCAGCTCGAAATCCAGGACGCCGGCGCACGCGTGCTGTTGTGCATCGAGCCGATCGAGCACCTGGTGCAACTTTTCCCGACCCGGGACCAGCGCGAACGAGTGGAATACGGGGGCGAGCTGCTCGGCAAGGCAAGCCAGCTCCGCTTCACCAACCGCTTCGGGACCGACGTCACATACCGCATCGGCGTCTACCCGGTGATCACCGAATATGGGTATACGGATGAGCCTGGCCGTTGGGACCACTGGCCCTCAGGGTTCTTGTTCACGGGCGGGGCTGATGACGGCGTCAATGGCACCGTTGTGATCGCACCGGGCGACATCATCTTCCCGTTCAAGACCTACGCCCAGACACCGATCCATCTCAGAATCGAGAGCGGCCGGATAGTCGACATCCACGGCGAGCTCGACGCGGACCTGCTGCGCGACTACATGGCGTCCTTCGATGACGAGAAGGCCTACGGGATCGCGCACATCGGCTGGGGTTTGAACGAAAAGGCCCGCTGGTCCTACCTCGCCACCGACCGTCGCGGCCTCGGCATGCACGGCCGATCCTTCTACGGCAACGTCCTGTTCTCGACGGGGCCCAACCAGGAGTTCGGCGGCGGGAACGACACTCAGTGCCACGTGGACGTCCCGATGCGAGGCTGCAGCCTGTTCCTCGACGACGAGCCGATTGTGGTCGACGGCGACGTGGTCGTCGAGGAGATGAAGGCTCCGGGGTTGGTCGCGACGACGTAG
- a CDS encoding MFS transporter translates to MSAREPGPSVGTEEGRPRIRRRRAGPLARLDRIPVWPYERKLLWIVGAGYFFAFFDIVTISFATPVIATQFHVSTSTVAYSITSSLIGYIIGAFVDGLIADKWGRRLSLGISVAVFSLGTILAAFSTNVTELIVFRFIAGLGIGAEIAAVTTYIGEVAPARLRGRYTSWATTMAYAGFAVVPFVARGLVPTFASGWRILFGIGALGGLTILVMRRDLPPSPRWLVSQGRVEEAKEAVASAEETAREEVDGDLPEPEPVPDEAAAERFPVRALLRRPMVGRLALFIAIWFVYYIGNYGWLTLAPTLFTDKGYSLADSTTYLLVSGIGFLVGAYATTRFSDRLERKYTTAVFAVIWAISLLLIGYFVSPGVIIGVGFVASLTIGLTVPMLYTYTAEHFATNARATGVALSDGLGHVGGAIAPLIVLGAASTWGFSSAFLVMAITGFVAAGLILLGIRATGASLEAAGEGSVSR, encoded by the coding sequence ATGTCTGCACGTGAACCAGGTCCGTCCGTCGGAACCGAAGAGGGACGCCCGCGCATCAGACGTCGTCGGGCTGGTCCGCTGGCGCGCCTCGACCGGATTCCAGTTTGGCCGTACGAGCGCAAGCTGCTGTGGATCGTCGGGGCGGGCTACTTCTTTGCCTTCTTCGACATCGTGACGATCTCGTTCGCGACACCGGTGATCGCGACCCAGTTCCACGTGTCCACGTCGACGGTCGCGTATTCGATCACCAGCAGCCTGATCGGCTACATCATCGGCGCCTTCGTCGATGGACTCATCGCCGATAAGTGGGGACGGCGGCTCAGCCTGGGGATCTCGGTCGCCGTTTTCTCGCTCGGCACGATCTTGGCCGCGTTCAGCACGAACGTGACTGAGCTGATCGTGTTTCGCTTTATCGCCGGACTTGGGATCGGCGCCGAGATCGCCGCGGTCACCACCTACATCGGAGAGGTCGCGCCGGCTCGCCTGCGCGGCCGCTACACAAGCTGGGCAACGACCATGGCGTATGCGGGCTTCGCCGTGGTGCCCTTCGTCGCGCGAGGGTTGGTTCCCACGTTCGCATCCGGGTGGCGCATCCTCTTTGGGATTGGCGCGCTCGGCGGTCTCACGATCCTCGTTATGCGGCGAGACCTACCGCCCTCTCCGCGCTGGCTTGTCTCTCAGGGCCGCGTCGAAGAAGCCAAGGAGGCGGTGGCGAGCGCTGAGGAAACCGCTCGCGAGGAGGTCGACGGGGACCTTCCCGAGCCCGAGCCGGTACCCGACGAGGCCGCGGCTGAGCGGTTTCCTGTTCGCGCGCTGTTGAGGCGGCCGATGGTCGGGCGCCTTGCGCTCTTCATCGCGATCTGGTTCGTCTATTACATCGGCAACTACGGGTGGCTGACGTTGGCGCCGACCCTATTCACCGACAAGGGCTACAGCCTCGCCGACAGCACCACATACCTGCTGGTATCGGGGATTGGCTTCCTCGTCGGCGCATACGCCACTACGCGTTTCAGCGACCGCCTCGAGCGTAAGTACACGACGGCGGTGTTCGCTGTGATCTGGGCGATATCGCTGCTGCTGATCGGCTACTTCGTCTCCCCGGGGGTCATCATCGGCGTCGGGTTCGTCGCCTCGCTCACGATCGGGCTCACGGTCCCCATGCTGTACACCTATACCGCCGAGCACTTCGCCACAAACGCTCGTGCCACCGGGGTGGCGCTGAGCGACGGGCTGGGGCACGTCGGCGGGGCGATCGCTCCTCTGATCGTGCTGGGCGCCGCTTCCACCTGGGGATTCTCCTCGGCATTCCTGGTGATGGCCATCACCGGCTTCGTCGCCGCCGGTCTCATCCTGCTCGGCATCCGCGCGACCGGCGCTTCGCTCGAGGCCGCCGGCGAGGGGTCGGTAAGCCGCTAA